The Syngnathus typhle isolate RoL2023-S1 ecotype Sweden linkage group LG16, RoL_Styp_1.0, whole genome shotgun sequence genome includes a region encoding these proteins:
- the si:dkey-177p2.6 gene encoding SERTA domain-containing protein 3: MLGRGVKRKWSCVEGLDAASEEKQRRGDGEVGTTEAISGGAGDMRQRVLGLSLEKLQRYRAGVELSLRRSVLLINTLRQIQDDMLNNSEQNKSAILCTPDSPLLYEDHTCPRCAEGGRDSPSTQLESSQDANIGAFSDVVNAMGYLGDLALDDIFEDIDTSMYETSDLSGGWTAGSLWPLSMSLWADNNEKGTSGGLQSCLMDVSELDHIMEILVKS; encoded by the coding sequence ATGTTGGGTCGCGGCGTGAAGCGGAAGTGGAGCTGCGTGGAGGGGTTGGACGCGGCCAGCGAGGAGAAGCAGCGGCGCGGTGATGGCGAGGTCGGCACCACGGAGGCAATATCAGGCGGCGCCGGCGACATGCGTCAGCGCGTGCTGGGCCTCAGCCTGGAGAAGCTGCAACGCTACCGGGCCGGCGTGGAGCTCAGCCTGCGTCGCTCGGTGCTTCTCATCAACACGCTGCGGCAGATTCAGGACGACATGCTCAACAACTCAGAGCAGAACAAGAGTGCGATCCTCTGCACTCCGGACTCCCCTCTCCTTTATGAGGACCATACGTGTCCCAGGTGTGCGGAGGGTGGCAGAGACAGTCCGTCCACACAACTGGAATCCTCCCAGGACGCGAACATTGGGGCGTTTAGCGATGTGGTGAACGCCATGGGCTACCTCGGGGACTTGGCCCTGGACGATATCTTCGAAGACATCGATACGTCCATGTACGAAACATCTGACCTGTCCGGGGGCTGGACGGCGGGCTCTCTGTGGCCCCTCAGCATGTCCCTCTGGGCGGACAATAATGAGAAAGGCACCAGTGGAGGTCTCCAGTCATGCTTGATGGACGTCAGTGAGCTGGATCACATCATGGAGATCTTGGTCAAGTCCTGA